From Glycine max cultivar Williams 82 chromosome 11, Glycine_max_v4.0, whole genome shotgun sequence, the proteins below share one genomic window:
- the LOC100800966 gene encoding U-box domain-containing protein, protein MVLSWTRRNVFRRAKKEKEQSQLLEVEVVIPNHFRCPVSLELMTDPVTLSTGITYDRVSIEKWIEGENRTCPVTNQVLTTFDLIPNHAIRMMIQDWCVQNSSYGIERIPTPRIPISSYEVSDTCTRILSACQRGDNERCQELVGKIKVWGRESERNKRCIVGAGAGAVLAYAFDCFSSNSIDKHVVVLEEVLEVMTWMIPFGEEGVSKLSSRASLNSLVWFLEGKDLASRQSAALLLKEVCVQELAKVGNVVEALVKMLREPIGSSTSTKACLATIFNLVSSAAANREGIVQRFVELGLVSLLLEAIVDGEKGVCEKALGVLDCICDCQKGKEVVESNALALPLVVKKLLRVSPLASSFAVSILRKICDKREEGVLVEALQVGVFQKLLVMLQVGCDESTKENATRLLKLLNGYRNKAECTDSSSLDFKHLKKPF, encoded by the coding sequence ATGGTTTTGTCTTGGACTAGAAGAAACGTTTTCCGCCGTGCAAAGAAGGAGAAGGAACAAAGTCAACTATTAGAAGTTGAGGTTGTGATTCCCAACCACTTTCGCTGTCCGGTGAGTTTGGAGCTGATGACAGATCCGGTGACTTTATCAACCGGCATTACCTACGACCGTGTGAGCATCGAGAAGTGGATCGAGGGAGAAAACAGAACCTGCCCCGTCACCAACCAGGTGCTGACAACCTTCGACCTCATCCCCAACCATGCCATTCGCATGATGATTCAGGATTGGTGCGTCCAAAACAGTTCTTATGGGATTGAAAGAATCCCCACTCCTCGTATTCCCATCTCCAGCTACGAGGTATCCGACACTTGTACGAGGATCTTGTCGGCTTGCCAGCGTGGGGACAATGAGAGGTGTCAGGAGTTGGTTGGAAAGATTAAGGTTTGGGGTAGAGAGAGTGAGAGGAACAAGAGGTGCATAGTTGGTGCTGGTGCTGGTGCTGTTCTTGCATATGCCTTTGATTGTTTCTCAAGTAACTCTATTGATAAGCATGTGGTTGTTTTGGAGGAGGTTTTGGAGGTGATGACATGGATGATCCCATTTGGGGAAGAGGGTGTTTCTAAATTGAGTTCAAGAGCTTCTTTGAATTCATTGGTTTGGTTTCTAGAAGGGAAAGACCTTGCATCAAGGCAAAGTGCTGCTTTGTTGCTTAAAGAAGTGTGTGTGCAAGAATTGGCCAAGGTTGGAAATGTTGTTGAGGCTTTGGTTAAGATGCTTAGGGAGCCTATTGGGAGTAGTACTTCCACAAAGGCTTGTTTGGCAACAATTTTTAACTTGGTTTCTTCAGCGGCTGCGAATAGAGAGGGGATTGTTCAAAGATTTGTGGAGTTGGGTTTGGTTTCACTTTTGCTTGAGGCTATTGTTGATGGAGAAAAAGGGGTGTGTGAGAAGGCACTTGGGGTGTTGGATTGCATTTGTGATTGCCAAAAGGGGAAGGAGGTTGTTGAAAGCAATGCTCTTGCCTTGCCTCTTGTTGTTAAGAAGCTTTTGAGGGTGTCACCATTGGCTTCAAGTTTTGCTGTGTCTATTCTAAGGAAGATTTGTGACAAGAGGGAGGAAGGGGTTCTGGTTGAGGCACTTCAAGTTGGGGTTTTTCAGAAGCTCTTGGTTATGCTGCAGGTTGGGTGTGATGAGAGCACCAAGGAGAATGCTACCCGGTTGTTGAAACTGTTGAATGGTTACAGGAACAAAGCGGAGTGCACTGACTCATCATCATTGGATTTCAAGCATCTTAAGAAGCCATTCTAA
- the LOC100816084 gene encoding agamous-like MADS-box protein AGL80, with amino-acid sequence MTRKKVKLAFIANDSARKATFKKRKKGLMKKVSELSTLCGIDACAIVYSSYDPQPEVWPSPMGVQRVLSKFRRMPELEQSKKMVNQESFLRQRIMKAKDQLKKQRKDNREKEMTQLMFQYLSAGKIMHNISMVDLNDLAWLIDQNLKDINRRIEVLTKNVQSQPQIAAPVVTDVVAKVEDNGQGSQHGQQGFDINVDLMQKQNWFMNLMNNGSGDGGAGNEAMPFVGDVNQQNGFWPNPFFH; translated from the coding sequence ATGACTAGAAAGAAGGTGAAGTTGGCATTCATAGCCAATGACTCAGCTAGGAAGGCAACAttcaagaaaaggaagaagggtCTAATGAAGAAGGTTAGTGAACTTAGCACCCTTTGTGGGATTGATGCATGTGCAATTGTTTACAGTTCCTATGATCCTCAACCTGAGGTTTGGCCATCCCCAATGGGGGTTCAAAGGGTGCTTAGTAAGTTCAGGAGAATGCCTGAATTGGAGCAAAGCAAGAAGATGGTGAACCAAGAGAGTTTTCTGAGGCAGAGGATCATGAAGGCCAAAGACCAGTTGAAGAAACAAAGGAAGGATAATAGGGAAAAGGAGATGACTCAGCTCATGTTTCAATACCTTAGTGCAGGTAAGATCATGCACAATATAAGcatggttgacttgaatgatCTGGCTTGGTTGATTGACCAGAACTTGAAGGATATCAACAGAAGGATTGAGGTGTTGACTAAGAATGTTCAAAGTCAACCACAAATTGCAGCACCAGTGGTGACTGATGTTGTTGCCAAGGTTGAAGACAATGGACAAGGGAGTCAGCATGGCCAGCAGGGGTTTGATATCAACGTGGATCTCATGCAGAAGCAGAATTGGTTTATGAATTTGATGAATAATGGCAGCGGCGACGGTGGTGCTGGGAATGAGGCTATGCCTTTTGTTGGAGATGTTAATCAACAAAATGGCTTTTGGCCTAATCCTTTTTTCCATTGA